A DNA window from Mastomys coucha isolate ucsf_1 unplaced genomic scaffold, UCSF_Mcou_1 pScaffold21, whole genome shotgun sequence contains the following coding sequences:
- the LOC116100538 gene encoding myeloid cell surface antigen CD33-like isoform X2 produces the protein MLLSRLLPLLWVFKWASGNCFILRRRITDTFASLTLELQSVTVQEGLCIFVPCTLPKDHMSMWSGPAFGYWFHEGENTHLDSLVATNNPNQIVQKEMQSRFHLSGDCSLDIRDAQKGDSGSYFFRLEKGGITWDFCENMISVHVTDLTHTPNISIPQTLEFGHPTDVMCSVPWACERGTPPIFSWMSAALISLGPTTTFSSVLTLTPRLQDHGTNLICQVTFPGAGVTVQKTVQINVIWKPRPMAEVVQVAMGEAAIKFLLLGICFFFLSMRSHRKRVERPATHMDHENTVMD, from the exons ATGCTGCTGTCCCGACTGCTACCCTTGCTCTGGGTGTTTAAGTGGGCATCTGGAAACTGCTTTATTCTCCGTAGAAGGATCACAGATACCTTTGCGTCGctgacactggagttacagtctGTGACGGTGCAGGAGGGTCTGTGCATCTTTGTGCCCTGCACATTGCCTAAGGACCACATGAGTATGTGGTCAGGCCCTGCCTTTGGATACTGGTTCCATGAAGGGGAGAATACACACCTTGACTCTCTTGTTGCTACAAACAACCCAAACCAAATAGTGCAGAAGGAGATGCAGAGCCGATTCCACCTCTCTGGGGACTGCTCCTTGGACATCAGAGATGCACAGAAGGGTGACAGCGGTTCTTACTTCTTCCGACTGGAAAAAGGAGGCATAACGTGGGATTTTTGTGAGAATATGATCTCGGTGCATGTGACAG acCTCACTCATACCCCCAACATCAGCATCCCACAGACACTGGAGTTTGGTCATCCTACCGATGTGATGTGCTCTGTGCCCTGGGCTTGTGAACGGGGAACACCTCCCATCTTTTCCTGGATGTCAGCTGCCCTCATATCCCTGGGTCCCACAACCACCTTCTCCTCAGTGCTGACCCTCACTCCCAGGCTCCAGGACCATGGAACCAACCTCATCTGTCAGGTGACCTTCCCTGGAGCTGGTGTGACTGTTCAAAAGACTGTCCAGATCAATGTCATCT GGAAACCAAGGCCAATGGCAGAGGTGGTACAGGTAGCCATGGGAGAAGCGGCTATCAAATTCCTGCTTCTTGGgatctgcttcttcttcctcag CATGAGATCCCATAGGAAGAGAGTGGAGAGACCAGCAACACACATGGATCATGAGAACACCGTCATGGATTAG
- the LOC116100538 gene encoding sialic acid-binding Ig-like lectin 13 isoform X1 — protein MLLSRLLPLLWVFKWASGNCFILRRRITDTFASLTLELQSVTVQEGLCIFVPCTLPKDHMSMWSGPAFGYWFHEGENTHLDSLVATNNPNQIVQKEMQSRFHLSGDCSLDIRDAQKGDSGSYFFRLEKGGITWDFCENMISVHVTDLTHTPNISIPQTLEFGHPTDVMCSVPWACERGTPPIFSWMSAALISLGPTTTFSSVLTLTPRLQDHGTNLICQVTFPGAGVTVQKTVQINVIYTAQNSTIHASGRTDPGKPRPMAEVVQVAMGEAAIKFLLLGICFFFLSMRSHRKRVERPATHMDHENTVMD, from the exons ATGCTGCTGTCCCGACTGCTACCCTTGCTCTGGGTGTTTAAGTGGGCATCTGGAAACTGCTTTATTCTCCGTAGAAGGATCACAGATACCTTTGCGTCGctgacactggagttacagtctGTGACGGTGCAGGAGGGTCTGTGCATCTTTGTGCCCTGCACATTGCCTAAGGACCACATGAGTATGTGGTCAGGCCCTGCCTTTGGATACTGGTTCCATGAAGGGGAGAATACACACCTTGACTCTCTTGTTGCTACAAACAACCCAAACCAAATAGTGCAGAAGGAGATGCAGAGCCGATTCCACCTCTCTGGGGACTGCTCCTTGGACATCAGAGATGCACAGAAGGGTGACAGCGGTTCTTACTTCTTCCGACTGGAAAAAGGAGGCATAACGTGGGATTTTTGTGAGAATATGATCTCGGTGCATGTGACAG acCTCACTCATACCCCCAACATCAGCATCCCACAGACACTGGAGTTTGGTCATCCTACCGATGTGATGTGCTCTGTGCCCTGGGCTTGTGAACGGGGAACACCTCCCATCTTTTCCTGGATGTCAGCTGCCCTCATATCCCTGGGTCCCACAACCACCTTCTCCTCAGTGCTGACCCTCACTCCCAGGCTCCAGGACCATGGAACCAACCTCATCTGTCAGGTGACCTTCCCTGGAGCTGGTGTGACTGTTCAAAAGACTGTCCAGATCAATGTCATCT atACTGCACAGAACTCCACAATCCATGCCTCTGGAAGAACTGACCCAG GGAAACCAAGGCCAATGGCAGAGGTGGTACAGGTAGCCATGGGAGAAGCGGCTATCAAATTCCTGCTTCTTGGgatctgcttcttcttcctcag CATGAGATCCCATAGGAAGAGAGTGGAGAGACCAGCAACACACATGGATCATGAGAACACCGTCATGGATTAG
- the LOC116100538 gene encoding sialic acid-binding Ig-like lectin 13 isoform X3: MLLSRLLPLLWVFKWASGNCFILRRRITDTFASLTLELQSVTVQEGLCIFVPCTLPKDHMSMWSGPAFGYWFHEGENTHLDSLVATNNPNQIVQKEMQSRFHLSGDCSLDIRDAQKGDSGSYFFRLEKGGITWDFCENMISVHVTDTAQNSTIHASGRTDPGKPRPMAEVVQVAMGEAAIKFLLLGICFFFLSMRSHRKRVERPATHMDHENTVMD; this comes from the exons ATGCTGCTGTCCCGACTGCTACCCTTGCTCTGGGTGTTTAAGTGGGCATCTGGAAACTGCTTTATTCTCCGTAGAAGGATCACAGATACCTTTGCGTCGctgacactggagttacagtctGTGACGGTGCAGGAGGGTCTGTGCATCTTTGTGCCCTGCACATTGCCTAAGGACCACATGAGTATGTGGTCAGGCCCTGCCTTTGGATACTGGTTCCATGAAGGGGAGAATACACACCTTGACTCTCTTGTTGCTACAAACAACCCAAACCAAATAGTGCAGAAGGAGATGCAGAGCCGATTCCACCTCTCTGGGGACTGCTCCTTGGACATCAGAGATGCACAGAAGGGTGACAGCGGTTCTTACTTCTTCCGACTGGAAAAAGGAGGCATAACGTGGGATTTTTGTGAGAATATGATCTCGGTGCATGTGACAG atACTGCACAGAACTCCACAATCCATGCCTCTGGAAGAACTGACCCAG GGAAACCAAGGCCAATGGCAGAGGTGGTACAGGTAGCCATGGGAGAAGCGGCTATCAAATTCCTGCTTCTTGGgatctgcttcttcttcctcag CATGAGATCCCATAGGAAGAGAGTGGAGAGACCAGCAACACACATGGATCATGAGAACACCGTCATGGATTAG